Proteins from a single region of Diorhabda sublineata isolate icDioSubl1.1 chromosome 2, icDioSubl1.1, whole genome shotgun sequence:
- the LOC130440592 gene encoding uncharacterized protein LOC130440592, whose amino-acid sequence MSQDKEAQCLTKTNLLAYQKPEGEKTEQRPCQKRKQPAYSATISRCQPKVIKICTGAEMKKMCPPPCDCTIKPRSSGRSLGALGILFLGIKAAIAATLVYVSYDMGIWGTTDDTQDLYRKYCAATSQPKKRNDKWDPPSCEAQKELFAARPFNPYGHCDEAPINPERSFHTFQNKWNKGVECVFGFLACFPNNIINLFCSDNKQKNQLTRDKQDTQPRCIPYNQLPDEQKVINSYK is encoded by the exons ATGAGTCAAGACAAAGAAGCGCaatgtttaacaaaaacaaatttattagcATATCAGAAACCTGAAGGAGAGAAAACGGAGCAGAGACCGTGTCAGAAAAGAAAACAGCCTGCATATTCAGCTA CTATATCGAGATGCCAACCGAAAGTAATCAAAATATGTACCGGagcagaaatgaaaaaaatgtgtcCTCCTCCTTGTGATTGTACAATTAAGCCTCGTTCTTCAGGAAGGTCATTGGGAGCTCTGGGTATCCTTTTTTTAGGAATTAAAGCTGCTATCGCCGCTACTTTGGTATACGTATCTTACGATATGGGAATTTGGGGAACTACTGATGACACTCAAGACTTGTATCGGAAATACTGCGCAGCAACTAGCCAACCAAAGAAAAGGAACGATAAATGGGATCCGCCATCTTGTGAAGCTCAAAAAGAATTATTTGCG gCAAGACCTTTTAATCCTTATGGACATTGTGACGAAGCACCTATTAATCCAGAGCGATCGTTTCATACTTTccaaaataaatggaataaagGAGTTGAATGTGTATTTGGATTCTTGGCTTGTTTTCCAAATAACATTATCAACTTGTTCTGCAGcgataacaaacaaaaaaatcaacttacaCGTGATAAACAAGATACACAACCTCGGTGTATTCCCTATAACCAATTACCGGATGAACAGAAGGTTATTAATTCATACAAATGA